ataacaatcaaaattcatcttctgtgccaattatttatccagttattgttccagttgtttcattattgcaagttatgttatttggtaacactttgacagtggcgccatgagactgtcattatgacatgacactgtcatgggcattagtgaatgcttataacagatgtcatttagtgttattctgcaaattatctcacttttgaatagatgtaaaagattcgagctggacataaatggagttagtaacataatttgccagatgacacttaatgacatctgtcatgagcattcagtaatgcccatgatagtgtcatgtcataattatgacggtcttatgacagtcttatgacgctgctctcaaataaagtgttaccaaataccataacaagcaattaatgaaacaactggaagagtaactgaataaataattagcacagaacatgcattttgattgttatttacatctatagtgctgcaatgcatgctaggaggcatgtgttgcctattaacccccccccccccccaaaaaaaaatcaacaaataagccgcactggactataagccgcaggattcaaaatgaaggaaaaaaatagcggcttatagtccgaaaattacggtacatccctaaatgtaaattgagtactgcttgtcattttagcTCCAATATGTCACGTGACtcattagtgttactaggtccaggtgtgcatagggagcaggtgtgttcaaatttgtagtgcagctctcacactctcatactggtcactgaaagttccaacaaggcacaacatggcaaagaactctttaAAGATCTAAAAAGacatattgttgcgctacatgaagatggccaaggctacaagaagattgccaacaccccgaAACGGAggggcagcacagtggctaagatcatctttGACACTGCAGAGGTCTACGTTAATAAATCAATTCTGTGTTTTTGAGATGGATGTGTTCGATGCTTCAAAGCGATACGATGAGTCAGGAGTACCTCTGATGATTCTTGCCGGGAAGGAGTACGGCTCAGGTAGCTCGAGAGACTGGGCAGCAAAAGGTCCTTTATTACTGGTACGTTTCCTATGACCTCCTGTTTATGAGTACCAGATTAGACTTTGAGAATTTTCTTCATGTTTTCCAAGGGCATCAAGGCTGTTCTCGCCGAGAGCTACGAGCGGATACATAGGAGCAATCTGGTGGGGATGGGAATCATCCCGCTAGAGTATTTACCAGGAGACAGCGCCGAGAGTCTCGGCTTGACCGGGCGTGAGCGCTATCACATCGCCATCCCTGAGAGCATCACCACCAGAATGATCGTCGTCGTGACGGTACCCTCGCACTTTCTCGCTAAGCACGCGTTTCCACACGTGACGCCTTTTCTCTTCTACCTACCTACAGCTCGACACGGGAAAAACATTTAACGTACGGATGAGGTTCGACACGGATGTGGAATTGGAATATTTTCACCACGGGGGCATCTTGAACTACATGATCCGCAAGATGTCGAAAAATTAACCTAACTCTGGAGTGAATCGTAACGACAGGCTGTTTATTGACATCAAATTTAATACATTCCTGTTTAAATGCGTCATTTATAGAATTCTATAAAGACAGCTATTTCCTTGTTTTGCCTTCAATGTCTGTATTTAGCcaacaattacatgtgatgcagATTTGTGCAATAActgatgtatttttttatttaaatatgccaGATATTTGAAGAATGTCAGACAGATCAGGTATGTTTGGCATTTGTATCTTTTCTGACTTTTTCTGTTTgaaccaagggtgtaggtttggtctcaacattggtagggatgatatcacagcataacctgcatgtacactctttgctggggacgggatattgataagaccaaacagattgggtgaacagagGTCAGGGATacgtttctcacaaatatgaacttaATCAATTGAtaggcaaaataaatctgtattgacttatactaactttcatatgtttaAGTCCAAGTGATAcattgttcgattcaaacctttgttttcaaaaactacaacaagaaacattttgaaaacttccagaataaatttctagatttttttgtttgtttagaaaATTTAAATTGTAATAATTGAACGGAATTTAAatcatattaacatacacaatgattacacaaaagtgagtacacccctcgcatttctgcagacatTTAAGTATCTTCTCATGGGACAATActtacaaaatgacactttgatacaatgaaaagtagtctgtgtacagtttatataatagagttaatttatcttcccctcaaaataactcaaaatatagccattaatatacccctggcaacaaaagtgagtacaccccttagaaactacgtacatccctaaatgtccacattgagtactgcttgtcattttccctccaaaatgtcaagaagaaagcccgcccgtctcatcagaccgtaggacatggttccagtaatccatgtgctttgttgacatgtcatcagcaaactttttgagggctttcttgtgtaccgtcttcagaagaggcttcctcctggggtgacagccatgcacaccaatttgatgtagagtgtggcttatggtctgagcactaagaggctgacccccccacctcttcaatctctgcagcaatgctgacagcactcctgtaatgagtcgcttgacattttggaaggaaaatgaccagcagtactcaatttggacatttagggatgtacgtagtcactaaggggtgtagtcacttttgttgcccggggtttagatattaatggctatacttacagtatcacaaaagtgagtgcacccctcgcatttctgcagatatttatatcttttcatgggacaaaactgacaaaatgacactttgatacaatgaaaagtagtatgtgtgcagcttatataatagagttcatttattttcccctcaaaataactcaaaatttagccattaatatctaaacccttggcaacaaaagtgagtacacctcatagaaactatgtacatccctaaatgtccaaatcgagtactgcttgtcagtttccctccaaaatgtcatgtgactcgttacaagagtgctgtcagcattgctgcagagattgaagaggtgggaggtcagccagttagtgctcagaccatacgccacattctacatcaaattggtgtgcgtgcctgtcaccccaggagaaagcctcttctgaagacggtacacaagaaagcccgcccgtcttgttagaccatagaacatggttccagtaatccttgtgctttgttgacgtgtcttcagcaaactgtttgtgggctttcttgtgtaccctcttcagaagaggcttcctcctggggtgacagccatgcacaccaatttgatgtagagtgcggtgtatggtctcagcaataacaggctgaccccccacctcctcACTCTCtgaagcaatgctgacagctctcctgtaacgagtcacgtgacattttggatggaaaatgacaagcagtactcaatttggacatttagggatgtagtttctaaaggatgtactcagttttgttgcaaggggtttagatattaatggcgatattttgaggggaaaataaattaactctattatataagctgcacacagactatttttcattgtgtcaaacaaagtgccagtttgtcagtgttgtcccatgaaaagatatacttaaatatctgcagaaatgcgaggggtgtactcacttttgtgatacactgtaactaTCTAGGaatgcaacaaacaaaatgtcttaagaccactcaacatggtctgtttaaataaattaaatacaacTGCAAAAGCATCTTAGTTAGGGAAtaccaaaaataattaaaaatggaaccttccttcagttaaaacactactgcttttgtccacaaacacaaccaaacttaacaaaaaaaaaaaaaaagttctaactCTGcagaattagtggtgtgttccccacctccgcaACATTGACATCCTTTTACATTACCTAACATGGTTGCTGTTGGccgaaataaaattcaaatacccctcgtcttcaaagggggcggaggaggcggcatgttgtcgacatgtatttctgtctgggctgtgagtgcatgggggtgggggggtcatgtcatcagccaatcaaacgtgtttgagggaaaaatggactggcacattcagcaagtgaaaaggtaaATGTcagcctgaacataatgaaagtaattcacttagtagggtcaattctattctaCCTCTTAATCAAACTCTATCTCATGATATTATAATgccaataaggttgcttaaaagttggtggggacaatttgaccaTCCTGAAAAGCTGGTAGCGTCATGTCACTACAATCCCaatgcaaatctacgcccttggtttgaaCCCCAAAAAGTCGCTAGGATCGTCCGAGATAGCTTTGTTtttatgttagatgatataaaTTGCGGGGAGAAATTATCTTTGGAAGTACAAgcaaaaattttaaattgctGTTGGAAAATTCCTCGCAACACTATTGAAAAGTTGTCTGAAAAAAATAGAGCGACCtctgtgtttttgttgttgtttattttagtgTAGCAAAGTTTAAACAAGTTTGAGAAATGACGTAATCTATGGAAAAATACACGCGCCTTTGACAATAATGTTAAAAGTTACTGAAAACCCCCGACGCAAAATGGCCGATGAGTGATGACGCCCGTCCCCGTTGGTTCACCGAGCGCAAATCATCTAGCCTTATGTGCAGTCTTGTTGGTTCTGTGTGATTGACGCTGCGCTCTAATTGGCTCAATTATCGATGACGCAATTTCCGCTATGGCGTCACTTCCGATAAAGGGTTtagaggaaaaacaaaaatatataagcTAGCAAGTAGAAATTTAGCAAGACGCTCAAACGTAGCGTAAATGGCAAACAAAGCGAAGCGATGAAATAACCAACGAGGTTTCATTTTCTCCTGCGTCATGAATTTAAGGGGACTGTTTCAGGATTTTAATCCCAGGTAAGAGACGACCGCGAGTTTTGCGTTAGCTGGATGTCATAATGTCGAAATGGGTTGGAAATTCAAGACATACCACGTTAATTCGTATACCACGTCTAGAGTTTAGCCATGGAGTTCAAAAGAACCAAGTTAATATCAAGAGAGTTAAGGTACTAAAATTCACGTGAACTTAAATAGCATGAGCAGTAATTGCGTAGTGACAGCCTTAAAATCCACTTCAATTAAACATAATATTGAAGTAATCTGGGTTGTATTTAATTTTGTTGCTTACTCATCAactccgtgtttttttttttaatcgtcgaGGTTCCAACCTCGAGACAGCAtacgtatggaatcaccagtctctgacgagcactcactcagacattttattttgtagaacaaactcagattaaaagcttgaaaaaaataacgaattagttgaaaagtgcaactctttagaattcagaaacactaaaagaaatgaaaataaaacattgtCGTGGTCAGGAAATGTTGctgttatagagcaagtgcagggaaataaatatagaatcactccattctgaggaaaaatatatggaatcctaagaaacaaacaaagaaataacaatcaaaacacatctctagtatttagttgtaCCACCTCtgacttttatgacagcttgcagtctctgaggcatggacttaatgagtattcttcatcaatttggtgccaactctctttgattgcagttgccagatcatccttgcaggtcggagccttgctgtggacaatttttatcaatttccaccacaggttttcaatagggttgagatctgggctatttgcaggccatgacattgactggatgagtctttctccaaggaatgctttaacagttttagctctgtggcatgatgcattatcGTCtgagaaaatgttttaattatccccaaacatattttcaattgagggGATAAGAAagcggtctaaaatttcaatgtaaacttgtgcatttattgaagatttaaccgcaGCCATCTCCTCAGTGCCTTTGccggacatgcagccccataccaTAAAGGACTTagcgaattttgatgttttcttcaggcagtcatatttgtaaatctcactggaacggcaccaaacaaaagttccagcatcatcaccttgtccaatgtagATTCTTGaatcatcactgaaaataatcttcatccagtcattcagtccatgattgcctcaccttagcccattgcagtcttgttcttttctgtttaagtgtcaacgattgtttccttttagctttcctgtatgaaaatcccatttcctttaggcgatttttcacagttctgtcacataccttgactccaggtTCGCTCGAAtagagtgtaattgcacatctgccgagtgggtggcagtggcgctctcattttcagcatgtgcgcagtatttctgaaccaaacaagagcacacagcaaagagcactggagatatgaaaagcttagACAAAGAAATATGACGACGCGTATGTAgcttttgacttttagtacagtgggagacaagaaaagaccagtctgtttactttgtctaaaaatgttcgcagcggacagcaggaatttttttttttttttttccagcaaaaaggtgccaaatattgccaacaatcgtcccgctttgtcagtcttACATCagcaaaccagcgagcactgtcagcatcacacaaggtggcataccaagttgatcaatgcaaaataacccaccaccacagcaaaggagctgatactgcctgcagcaaaaataaaaactctctctgtccaatgacactgtcgtttttgttctaataatttttgttttttcagtctaatggtttgacatattgtcctcttgagttaatgttgctaatcaatttgactttatgattatattttgattttattattatttttcagtatcaaacgttCAGAAAATGTATATTGAttctatttttacagtatggatgtgtttttttttttcttctttaatattgaaaaggacacaatgttatccaGAGGGCGACAGAGAGTTGGGGGAGGCGGGGTgcgaacatttacgtcttcctataGGGGGGCGTAATATGGAGGTAgagttgtgtctttattattcaatcaaaaaaaaagttgcttcaatcaaaatatatatttccaatcgaagaaaacgtcacttcaatccaaaaaaaaatgtttgaatgcaaaaattgaagctcaaaaaatgtatttgaaaactatttttctttacttaaataaaaaataaatgaataaataaatcaaagtttttttttttttaattgaaacaccatttttgattgaagtcatgtaattttgcgtttggaccacattttggctaggacatttgtgtctttattattcaatcaaaaaataagttgcttcaaacaaaaaaatatttattttcaaaagaaaaatcacttcaatcaaaaactttttaaaaattaaatcgtcgaaaaaaaagtttgtgaaaaaatatttgagactcagaaatttgcatttgaacactttatttttcattcaaactgttttctttgattgaagcaatcctttttgtgtttgagccatattagggctaggacatttgtgtctaaatcattcaatcgcaataaaagttgctttaatcaaaaaactatttttaatcaaagaaaaaaataatttgcaaacattttttttgaaaatatatttttttatttgaaatatatatttttttattgaagtgtcacttttttgaaaagcaaaaagtttaaaaaaaaaaaaaagttttttcaaagtggaaaaaattttgaaggcacttttttttcgattgaatcattttgacacaaagattcaacttcagcGCTAGtgccggtgtgtttgagtggcaggtgattacgccaatggcataaaagtatgaagcaagaataatggccaccagggctccatcaagCCATCGGCgtctcctggagtccaagccgaatatagggcaccggtacgcgccttcaaaactttttccacttcaaaaaatgtGTTCAAAAGTTTTTCCACTTTggggaagaaaaagaaaaaaaaaaagaaaaaaaaaaaagagtttaaaactttttgcttttcaaaaaagtgacacttcaataaaaaaaaatatatatttcaaataaaaatattttcaaaaaatatatatttttgcaaatgattttttctttgattaaaaataggtttttgattaaagcaacttttattgcgattgaatgatttagacacaaatgtgctacccctaatatggttcaaacacaaaaagaaaagtttgaatgaaaaatagtgttcaaatgcgaatttctgagtctcaaatattttttcacattcaaacttttttttcgacgattgaatttttaaaaaaaaatttgaagtgatttttcttttgaaaatgtatattttttcgtctgaagcaacttattttttgattgaataataaagacacaaatgtcctagccaaaatgtggtcaaaacgcaaaattacatgacttcaatcaaaaatggtgtttcaatcaaaaaaaaaaaaaaaaaaaaaaaaaagcaattaaaaaaaaaaaagttttcaaatatatttttttgagtttgaaatttatttttgcattcaaacacatttttttttgattgaagtgacgtcttcgattgaaaataaatattttgattgaagcaactttttttttttgattgaataataaagacacaaatctacctccatagcgtaacagaaaataattgagaagcactggtctcgTTGTACATCTTCtattttcaagacatatggccttagttgtttgtcatgacgtttggatgtcttcctcggtctaccagtacgcttaactttaacaaccttgccatgctgtttgtacttggtccagatttttggcAACCATAagtgtagcgttaccttcttcaagaagtttgataatcctctccttggtctcaagagactcttgttggagccatgattcttgtgaatccacttggtccggcagccctccaaggtgtgataactgcactgtttttaactgctgactaacgagcagatctaatctgaggtcggggcccaattaaggaaaggaaattgactgggtgtgtctgtattttctactcaaaatggagtgattccatattttttcttcagaatggagggATTCTATAGTCAAAGCCCTGCACTTCTGAACTAATTCatcaagctttttatcggagtttgttctgcataataaaatgtctgagtgagtgctcgtccgagactggtgattccatgctTTTGCTAACGGTAACGCAGTCGTAGCCTGAGGAGAGTTTGTTTCACCTCTTGATTTCGTGTCATAATATTTTCATGAGTTTTATGATTTCCTGGCAATTTGACGTGATCTCCTTCTCTGCAGCAAGTTCCTCATCTACTTATGTCTACTGCTGTTCTCCGTATTGCTGTCACTGAGGCTGGATGGTGTTATCCAGTGGAGCTACTGGGCAGTCTTCACGCCGATATGGCTATGGAAGCTGCTTGTCATCGTCGGGGCATCGGTGGGCACTGGAGTGTGGGCGCACAACCCCCAGTACAGGTAGACCTGTCGGTATCTCTGGGCATTCGTTCAAGATGTTGATTGAAATGATGCGGTTTTCCTGTCCGCCAGGGCTGAAGGTGAAACCTGCGTGGAGTTCAAGGCCATGCTGATCGCCGTGGGGCTTCACGTCCTCTTGCTAATGTTCGAGGTGTTGGTGTGCGACCGCGTGGCGAGAGGAAGCGGCAACTACTTCTGGCTACTCGTTTTCATGCCACTCTTCTTTGTCTCGCCCGTTTCGGTGGCGGCGTGCGTCTGGGGTTTCAGACACGACCGCTCCCTGGAGGTAAGCCGTCTTGACTGCAACAGGTACCCGATGCTCAGGAGTCAACATATGCTTCTTCTTTCTTAGCTTGAGGTTTTCTGTTCGGTGAACATACTGCAGTTCATCTTCATTGCTCTGAGGCTGGACCGGATCATCAACTGGCCTTGGCTGGTGAGGGCACGTGCCTGACAATTTTGCTAGGAGCTAGCAACAAATCAACACTTGACTAACGGTAGTGTGCGAATGCAGGTTGTGTGCGTGCCACTGTGGATCCTTATGTCCTTCTTGTGCCTGGTGGTCCTCTACTACATCATCTGGTCGGTCCTTTTCCTCCGCTCCATCGACATCATTGCCGAGCAGCGGCGGACTCACATCACCATGGCGATCAGCTGGATGACCATTGTGGTTCCGCTGCTCACCTTCGAGGTTAGAAGCCGGGCGCGTTCGCCAAGCTTTGGCACGTTTCCGACGTTTGTCGTCTCGC
This sequence is a window from Corythoichthys intestinalis isolate RoL2023-P3 chromosome 13, ASM3026506v1, whole genome shotgun sequence. Protein-coding genes within it:
- the tmem185 gene encoding transmembrane protein 185-like is translated as MNLRGLFQDFNPSKFLIYLCLLLFSVLLSLRLDGVIQWSYWAVFTPIWLWKLLVIVGASVGTGVWAHNPQYRAEGETCVEFKAMLIAVGLHVLLLMFEVLVCDRVARGSGNYFWLLVFMPLFFVSPVSVAACVWGFRHDRSLELEVFCSVNILQFIFIALRLDRIINWPWLVVCVPLWILMSFLCLVVLYYIIWSVLFLRSIDIIAEQRRTHITMAISWMTIVVPLLTFEILLVHKLDGHNSLSFVCVFVPLWLSLLTLMVTTFGQKGGNHWWFGIRKDFCHFLLELLPFLREYGNVSYDLQRSDDHEAAEDPPAVPEPPPKIAPMFHKKTGVVITQSPGKYFVPPPKLCIDMPD